Within Palaemon carinicauda isolate YSFRI2023 chromosome 14, ASM3689809v2, whole genome shotgun sequence, the genomic segment tatagaactctctttacattcatgcccaaccctctattttttactactcccttaactgcccccaacactttgcaaccttcattgactctctgacgtacatctgcttccactccaccatttgctgcaacaacagatcccaagtacttaaactgatccacctcctcaagtaactctccattcaacatgacattcaaccttgcaccaccttcccttctcgtacatctcataaccttactcttacccacattaactctcaacttccttctctcacacacccttccaaattctgtcactagtcggtcaagcttctcttctgtgtctgctaccagtacagtatcatccgcaaacaacaactgatttacctcccattcatgatcattctcgcctaccagttttaatcttcgtccaagcactcgagcattcacctctctcaccactccatcaacatacaagttaaacaaccacggcgacatcacacatccctgtctcagccccactctcacggaaaccaatcgctcacttcatttcccattctaatacatgctttactacctttgtagaaacttttcactgcttgcaacaaccttccaccaactccatataacctcatcacattccacattgcttccctatcaactctatcatatgctttctccagatccataaacgcaacatacaccttaccttttgctaaatatttctcgcatatctgcccaactgtaaaaatctgattcatacaacccctacctcttctaaaaccaccctgtacttccaagattgcattctctgttttatccttaatcctattaatcagtactctaccatacacttttccaactacactcaacaaactaatacctcttgaattacaacactcatgcacatctcccttacccttatatagtggtacaatacatgcacagacccaatctatatatatatatatatatatatatatatatatatatatatatatatatatatatacgtgtgtgtgtgtgtgtatatatatgtgtatacaatatatatatatatatatatatatatatatatatatatatatatatatatgtatacacattattgACGTATTAGATTGTttaatgtgtactgtatatataatgcattattgaaataaatgtttatgtgtatatatttaatacgtatattatgattaatattattagtattagtattattacatgctaagctacaaccctagtttgaaaagcaggatgctataagcctaagggctccaacagggaaaataacccagtgaggaaaggaaataaggaaaaactacgagaagtttaagaacaataataacattgaaataaatctttcacatacaaacaataaaaactttaaaataacaagaggaagagaaacaagatagaatagtgtgcccgagtgtaccctcaagaaagaaatctctaacccaatacagtggaagaccatggtacagaagctatggcactatccaagattagagaacaatggtttgattttggctagaagagctgtttaccatagctaaagagtcttctacccttaccaagaggaaagtagccactgaaaaattacagtacagtagttaacttcttgaaaGGAGAAGtgttaggtaatttcagtgtttccaagtgtatgaagagagaggagaattttgtaaaaaatagaccagactattctgtgtatgtgtaggcaaagatgaaatgagccgtaaccagagagtgatccaatgtactgcctggtcagtcaaaggacccaataactctcccccctctctctctctctcctctctctctctctctctctctctctctctctctctctctctatatatatatatatatatatatatagatacatacatacatatagatagatagatatatatcgtaTACAAGAACAATCCCAAGTAATCAAACAATCACACAGACAACTTACTTATCATCTATGCCAACTCTTGTGCGACAGAGTGGGTGTGTGCAGTCGTCGCCATCCCTCGTGGAGCAGTACATGGGCCGGTGGCCGTAAAGAATGATCCAGGGGTGTTCGGATCGGTTCTCTGTCTTGTTAGCTTCCTGGAGCAAACATGAGTGGTAGGAATTCAGCACGATTTGGGTGATGCTTTGGTTGAGTGTGGTGGTGTTTTGcgattttgttatttttcatgaattacacacacacatgtatatatatatatatatatatatatatatatatatatatatatatatatatatatatatatataaaatatttatatgtatatatattgtatatatattgtatatatatgtatatatatataaatattgtatatatgtatgtatatatatatatatatatatatatatatatatatatatatatatatatatatgtatatttattgtacatatatgtatatatctatatgtatgtatgtatatatatatatatatatatatatatatatatatatatatatatatatatatatatatatatatatataatgtatatatatacgatgcaCCTTCACTGTCAATTAGTATGCACAACTGTACTCATGAATGAACACTTACGGTCAAATCATTATATAACCATTGCCACATGTAGTAAAGAGGCTCAATGCCGTACTGCAAGTAGTAATAAGCTTCCGTATTAACTGCAATGAAGTGCACAGGTCCGGCGTTCCAACTGTAGAACATGTTTTCCGTAACCTCGTAGTTGGGCATGGTGAATCGAGCCTTGTAGTTACTGAAATTGCTGTGACACAGATATACAGAATTGATTGAGTAACTTGAATTAAATGGTTTCGTTCATCTTCGATTGTGTAGTTAGTGCAAattgaaaggaaatgaagaaattttgGGAAAATGCACTCGcacgcacctccctctcaccagggtaggatatgactaccccctcttccccctacccgaggaactaGGAGAAACCGCGTAGTTATACGTCTTGTAATGCCACTGAGcatgactagatatatatatatatatatatatatatatatatatatatatatatatatatatatatatatatatatattaaataaaacacacacatatatatatatatatatatatatacagtatatatatatatatatatatatatatacagtgtatatatatatatatatatatatatatgtatgtatgtatactgtatagccTAGCCAGACActaggtcttatatatatatatatatatatatatatatatatatatatatatatatatatatactactgtatagccagacacttggtctttattatgtaagggaaattttagatatttttttagtatattgaTAACATAAAGGATATCTTTCTATTTAACAATCAAatgctacatatgtatatatattttggagTTTGTGGTGATCTgcacaaaatgtttttcttttttcgaaaacaaaaataatagtttatttaAACGCTGATATAAAACCCAACTTTAGAAATAAAAGAACTAGGATCCAAACCTATGTGAGTAGTAGAAATTTATATGAATATCAGATAATGTTaatgtaaatttaaataataattgctAAATGAAAGCATAATTCACCTCTAGAAAAGATTTTGGAACTGTATGAAAATGATATAATTGGTATTTCCATGTGTTCACTGAGGGTCGGAAACAATGATAGTAGCCCATGTTCCCGGGAACTTATTTGGAATTTAGACCTCGGGAAGGAGGGTGAGGGCGTGTCATTGTGTAACCCCGCCCCTCACACTTAGCTGCATCACTGTCTGTCCATCAGGTTTATCTCTTGTTATGTCTTTGAATTCtatgaaagaaaaaacaatattcTGGCAGCAAATTTTTAGAAAAGTATGCTTTTAGGTTTGAAACAAACTTGTCACCTCCGCTAAGTTGGTTAATTTTTCACCTggttttttaaaatgaaaatttcacgatatatatgtcagaaatgggctaacttagGAGTGATTAGATTTGGGTGGTGATCCAGGATCTTTATTACATTAATGGTCAAAATATGAAAGAGGGAAAGTTTGGACCGtaaacttgagtaaaatgttgaaaaccttaattggcggaggtctgaaatctctgattgctctttctacttgtttatacTTACTATGCTTCTTCGTGGTTCCCCGGGCAAGTCATGTAAGGAACATAACCAGCGATTGGTTCGATATTCCTCATGAATTCATCTCCCACTTGAGCATCCTCCTGCAGGAGAttttaagaggaaagtggccagaattactattttttttttcaaatcagatcTTTGACTTACAGTAGACGAAGGAAGTTATTTCAAAGGCGTTGATgttcttaagaaatatattttctgttgaaaATCAACTTAAAACTTCAGGGAATGAAGTTTATTATGCTGACAGTTCAGAGAAAATGTTTGTTTAATAACATCAACTGTTAAAAATGTAGTGGAACTTACCGTTTCAAAGTTGTAAGCGAAGTCTCCCACATGGATGATCACATCATACATGCCTTTCGTTATATCTTGCTGAAGCCTGAGAAGAATACGGGGAAGAAACTGATGCCTTTTGATATGCATACACTGGTTGATTTTACAAGCATCAATAAAATATAGCCAGAGAGTTGGGAAGGTTTTAATTATAATACTGAATACAAGATTTATGATTAGCTAATAAGGAGCTACTCcatactgtgcgcctagacattataataaactgccaactgaaatgaaggacttaaagggagcaattgaatttaagaagaaactaaagacattacttttcacaagatcatatgatttggaagatgctacaatcaaagaaatgtataagttataatgaaaatgtttcgttagatgattgatatggacccgcccgagaagtagttcactcgacttcagtggagggttggatttaaacccaaaacaagtaatagAAATAGACGTCTTAGGCGGGTCATTTCTTGATAATATTTACCATGTGAAATGGTAAAGCTTAAGATTTTgctcattttcaaaattttaatagtTGGGTAAGAAGAGTCTTATATGTGAGAGCCTGACTCTCTGAACAACTTTTGTTCAGTAAACTATTCCCTGAAAAGCTTAATTTAATTTTCACAGGCTTACGATACTACTAACATTGATAGTAATGTCTTTAAGATAGACTGCGTGCTTGTACAGATCAAGTAAGGCATTTTTGGGAAGTCTGAACAAAAGTTCTTCAGAGTCAAGCTCTGTCTTGTAAGATTAATCTTGCCTTTCTGTaccaattttgaaaaaaattgaaatcttAGTGGGGCGGGGCCAATATTAAGAAATGACCTCCCCCAGAATTGAACAACTTATGGTATCTAATTACTTTTGTGGCTAAAAAGATTAATTCCGATTACTTTCAAATATACTCAGTATTATGAATAGAAATTTTCTTGATCTTTGACTAAAATAATGATGCGACAGATTTCGTTGTTATCCTGCTAACAATACGTAAGTCCCATCGTTAACACAATTAAAGttgaaaagtgtgtgtatatatatatatatatatatatatatatatatatatatatatatatatatatatatgtatgtatatttatctttatatttatatatatatttatatttatatttagatttatatatatattatatatatatatacagtatatatatatataaattatatatataaatatatatatatatatatatatatatatatatataaattatatatatatatatatatatatatatatatatatatatatatatatatatatatattgtatgcgtgAAGCTGTTTATATTATATCAGTGATTACGAAATATACCACGTGATATGTATTAGAATTATTTGAAGAAAGAATACATTTCCACTAAAAGCTGCCATAATTTTATCCTAACCTTCCTAAAGACTTTCCGTTGACGACCCCAAGATCGCCGTACATGGCCGTCCGCAGCACCCAATCATTTCCGGCTGGCCAGGTTTTGAAAGTGAACACCTCTGACCATCCTACGTCGCTTCCACAATGGTAGACTGGAGGAGCAATCGAGAAATAATACAGTATGTTTCGTGTATCTCTTGTATATAAATAGATTTAAGGTGTTAATTTAGGTATACAATGTTTGGAGATATTTCAGTGTCATATTTGCTAGAAAGTTAATTCTTATGAAAGTTATAAAAAATAGGATTTTTTAAGTACTCAGCTGTTGATAAAAATATGTAAGGAAAATTAAGCAAATTCAAAAGGAGGTGGGTCCTATACGTATCAGCTTCCAAAACTATTTATTAAGAATCGGGAAGAATAGacatataggcctacacttgtGTAGCatattctatagtcaatttttttaatgaggcgcatttgcaccgacttgcagcggtgacattttagctcggaaaagtttcctgctatctgattggttagaattatcttgtccaaccaatcagcgatcaggaaacttttccgagctaaaagggcccccctgcgagtcggtgcaaatctgcctcactaaaaaaatttactatagttaaGCCGCGTACCCCAAACGGAGTGGTAAAGAGAATATGATGGAATAATATTTCCACAAACAGGAAATTTCAATTCCTCCCTTCCAAGTTACCTACAAGTTTCCACGTCCTTTTAGACTGACATATCAGGTAACAAAATTTGAAACTTTTAGACTTTATCAACTTTTGGAAGAACCGTGTGGTTTTAGTTTTAGATTAGACTTTCAATCAACTCTTAAAACACccgttgtttttaaatatttatatatcaactaTTAAAATTACCGTGGTTTTTAAATTTAAATATCAAATGTTAAAACTCCCGTGAAGTTTTTAAACTTCCATATCGACTCTTAAAACACCCGtggtttttaaatttatatatcatCTATTAAAAGACCCGTGtagtttttaaatttatatatcaaCTATTAGAACTCCCGTGTAGTTTAAAAACTTCTTTATCAAGTATTAAAACACCCGCGtagtttttagatttatatatcaacTATTAAAACACCCGTGTAGTTTAAAAACTTCCATATCAACTATTAAAACACCCGTGTAGTTTTTAAACTTCCACATGAACTATTTAACAACCCCTTGTATTCTTTAGAATTTAACAACATTGGAAATATCCGTGCCATTATTAGAATTTCACATCCCCTATAAAATATTATACCAAAACTCGCACCTTTTTAATTCGGACATTTCCAACCTGAAATTCGAAAAGCAAAATATCGCCTATCAAGAAAAACTTAAAGAAGACTTACAGTATCTGGTGTCTGGCGTGAGGTTGGTCAGCCTGACCCTGTGCATCCACATCTGCCTCTTTAGCGATCCGCCATCTGTGAAAAGCGTAGCGTTTCCGGTGGCACTGAGGGCCAGGTTAGAGGTGCCATATTCCACCACGGAACTATTTATGAATGAGGGGGTCACCCATGTGACCATTATGTCTGCATTGTTTTCTGTTCGGTGAAAGAATGCCATTTATTTAGctttttttaatgagagagagagagagagagagagagagagagagagagagagagagagagagagagagagagagagagagatactatttatgtagtttatatatatatatatatatatatatatatatatatatatatgagagagagagagagagagagagagagagagagagagagagagaggagagagagagagagagagagagagagagagagagagagagagagagagagagagagagatactatttatgtagtttatatatatatatatatatatatatatatatatatatatatatatatatatatatgagagagagagagagagagagagagagagagagagagagagagagagagagagagagagagaggagagagagagagagagagagaggagaatgagtTATTTTACTGAATGATTTCATTGGAAGAAACTATTACAATAATATCTTACCGCCTATTGACAAATGTACTTGCTGAGGTTGGTAATCGTCCATAGCACTTGCAAGGCCAAATGCTATGGTGCTGAGCAACGCCAGCCATAAGGTCGGTTTCCCCATTGGACTATCTGCAAACGCCAACCTTTACGTAAGATAAATCAATTAGTTGATACGGTTGATTAGGATGAATTATTTCATTGACCACTGGATGTATTTGTTTAGGTctcaaaaaaaaacacatttacttCGTAGTGtgatattggaaatattttttttatatgtggatatgtttacacacacaaacacacacactcatcatCTTGTTAATTCACGATTCTGCagttaaaagatgaagagaaatacgaCACTTAtgttacaggaaaaaaaaatatatattttgaaaattttaaagatatttgaatTCGTATAATTAATTCACTGACATAATAAGAGAAACACTGGCATACAAAAATTAACCATTCATATTTATccacaaatgaaattaaaaaaccCTACAGCTATTCACCTGAACAAATATTGTTCGTTTTTGCGTCAGCCTTCGAAAGTCGTACTAGTGGAAATGGTCTCGGAATGAGCTGGCGACCGTCAAAACACCTGTCTTTTATAAGGAATTCCCAAAGTGAACAGATAGTGGATGGCTCTTTGTGTTATTCAACGTAATGATACTAAAACATATGTCTACTCTTAGCATTCACATCATTGTATAAGTACTTGTACTCTTGCCGTTCACGTGACCTGTACatacgacattttttttttcctaagacatctgtgacggagccgagagagggttgtgaactcaaaggcaggaagcaatcaactgagttatattattatagaacactctcctttatatacaaaacctcaaggcaacaggacataacaagttaacaagacagacaatgttacagaggaaaacagcagacatgaattttcatgttcgtttagtgtgagggaagagcgaagatacaagcataatatatgcaaaaggaattatgtacaattgtgtgacacacggttggtacatggctccccgcctaaaaatgacatactgtacatgttaaatagggcgccctgatctagagaggcgaactgtaggcgggtcatctgacagaagataagcaggttttagacgatcaatggagacccagtcttctttgccccgaatgtttaggaggaatgctttcggactgcgtcggatcacaaggaaagggcccgtgtaagggggcgttagtggtggcttgctggtgttgttgcgcaggaagacgtgcgttgcagagtgcaagtccgttggtatgtgatgcttcgctgggggcttgtaagtctggcggcacggagtaaattttcccacgacgtgacgtatgcgctggagatcgtcggaggaggttgtagaaggaagaaattcggcagggacgactaacgggtcgccatacaccatttcagctgccgagacgtcgagggcgtctttaggagtggtccttagtcccaggaggacccagggaagctgagtaaaccagttgcaatccttgcagcgggacatcaaagctgctttaagggtgcgaggaaaacgttcaaccattccattggccgcggggttgtaggccgttgtctgatgtagggtgatgcccaggagattcgctaatgacgtccacaattgagaggtgaaagtggttcccctgtcagaagtaatatgctcagggataccgaatcttgaaatccatccagagagtaaggcagatgtacatgaggcggacgttgcagtttccatggtaatggcttcaggccaacgagtggagcggtcgatgacgataaacaggtaacgatgtccttgtgatgtgggtagggggcctacaacgtcgacgtgaatgtgtgcgaaacgacgctgaggttgaggaaaggtgcccactcctgaatccgtgtgtcaatgtactttggaagtttggcaagaagtacaggcgcggacccaatccttagcatccttagaaatgccgtgccaaatgaactttgctttcagcagctgtgcagtagaacggcacgagggatgtgaaaggccgtaaatgaaatcaagcacctgtcggcgcatgggagcaggaatccaaggtcgcggtctaccagtactgacgtcacagaggagggtggtgttggagttttcgaggggaaagtcttcccaacggagggacgtgcaggatgtcctacaagattgatactctggatcctgtcgttgggcttcagccagggcgttgtaatccaatcccagttgaacggcagccaacgtgtttcttgacagggcatcggcaacgggattcattttcccagggacgtattggagggtgcaattgcattcagccacggcggagagatgtcggcgttgacgggcggaccaggcgtcagactgtcgagtgaaggcgtgcaccagaggcatgtggtctgtgcgaatgacgaagggcgtaccttctaagaaatggcgaaagtgacggacagccaagtgcaccgccagcaattctcgatcgaaggtagaataacccgattctgccttggacagttttctgctgaagaaggccaatgggcagggcgagcctttgagcacctgctcgagtactgcaccaatagcgacgtcgctggcatcggtggagagaaggagaggggcgtgtgggataggaaaagtgagagccgcagcagttgatagggccttctttgcattgcagaaggctgcttcttgaaggggaccccacttcaggtcctttggcttgcccttgagggaggcgtagaggggagcaagagtggcggcaatggctggcagaaaacggtgataatagttgatcatgcccaagaattcctgcagagctttgacggtcgagggcgcggggaagttctgaacggctgctaccttctcagggaggggatggactccttcaggagtgatacggtgccctaagaacgacacttcgttggcgccaaaggtacacttgccgtaccggactacaaggccgttttgttgcaggcggtcgagcacgatgcgcaggtgacagaggtgttcctcttttgaggaggagaacacaagtatgtcgtccaaataacatacacagaaagggaggtcccctaagatgccatccatgagacgttgaaacgttcccccagcattacgaaggccaaaacaggagtacattgaaggtgtatgtaccaaacggagtggtgatggcggtcttggggatgtcttctgggttcataggcacctgataataccccttcaggaggtcgagcgtagagaaaaccttcgctttgtgcaggtaggaggtcacgtcggcaatgtttgggaggggggtagtgatccggttctgtttgcatgttcaggcgcctgtaatccccgcgcggacggagggagccttctttcttcagaacgatgtgtaagggtgacgaccatgggctggaggccttttggcaaaggcccatttcctccatttcggcgaacgtctgttggcggctgccaatcgttccggtgccagacatctgaattttgcgaagactgggggtcccgtcgtcttgatatggtgataaataccgtgcttggcaggaaccgtgggcgtttggcgaagttctggacggaaaacttccggggtacgacgtgaggaggtgggcgtaggcatccgtgggtgcgctgatatggagagcgaggttagagggggcgggttgaagaggtgtcgacaagtacgagtctgcgttgactaatcgtcggtgggcgacatcgaccagaaggtggaaatgagagaggaaatccgcaccgaggattggcattgtgacgtcagcaacgagaaacttccaattgaatttaccgtttccgaacgataatgtgaggttctcgtaaccgtaggtgggtatcgcagatccgttggcagctaccaagcggacgtcggcagatgtagacagactacgtcgtgccttgaagagttttcttggcaaaagagaacgacaagcacccgtgtctaccaaaaatcgcacgcccgtt encodes:
- the LOC137653481 gene encoding acid phosphatase type 7-like, with the translated sequence MGKPTLWLALLSTIAFGLASAMDDYQPQQVHLSIGENNADIMVTWVTPSFINSSVVEYGTSNLALSATGNATLFTDGGSLKRQMWMHRVRLTNLTPDTRYFYHCGSDVGWSEVFTFKTWPAGNDWVLRTAMYGDLGVVNGKSLGRLQQDITKGMYDVIIHVGDFAYNFETEDAQVGDEFMRNIEPIAGYVPYMTCPGNHEEAYNFSNYKARFTMPNYEVTENMFYSWNAGPVHFIAVNTEAYYYLQYGIEPLYYMWQWLYNDLTEANKTENRSEHPWIILYGHRPMYCSTRDGDDCTHPLCRTRVGIDDNFAMERLLNDFGVDLVVWAHEHTYERLFPVYDIKVLNGSEQAPYTNPKGPVHFISGSAGCQEDTDRFIPDPPEWSAFRSSDYGYARLTVYNVSHLYWEQVSDDKDGAVIDSAWLIKDSHAPYSELYPELYPEFHAH